The Nocardia sp. NBC_01503 sequence AGCTCGCCCTGCAATCGCAGCACGATGACCTCGGCCGCACCGGCATCGCCGCCGACGCGGATCTGTGCGTCCAAGCGCGTGGCCGCCAGACGATCGCCGCGTGCGAGAACTATTACGCGACAGGGATGTTCACGCGAGGCGTCATTGGCGGCGTCGATCGCCCCCTCGGCCTCGGAGCTGTCCAGGGTGCACACCACCAGGGTGAGCACGCGTCCCATGGTGACCACGCCATTGGCCTCGCGCAGCTGGATGAGCCGCTTGGATACCTCGCGGGTATCGGTATCGGGCATATCGATGATCACGGTCGCCGCCATTCCCGCCCGCTGCGCGCGAGCATCTCATCGGCGGATTCCGGACCCCACATACCGGCCTCATACGGGTCCGGTTTGCCTTCGGCCGCCCAGCGCTCGAGTACGGGATCGAGGATCTCCCAAGACAATTCGACCTCCTCGTTGACCGGGAAGAGCGACGGCACGCCCAGCAGCACATCGAGGATGAGCCGCTCATACGCCTCGGGGGAGTCCTCGGTGAAGGCTTCGCCGTAGCTGAAGTCCATATTCACATCGCGGACCTCCATGCTGGAGCCGGGCACCTTGGACCCGAACCGCATGGTGATGCCCTCATCCGGCTGCACCCGAACCACCAGGGCGTTCTGCCCGAGCTCCTCGGTCATGGTCTGATCGAAGGGCAGGTGCGGTGCGCGCTTGAACACGACGGCGATCTCGGTGACCCGGCGGCCCAACCGCTTTCCGGTCCGCAGATAGAACGGCACCCCCGCCCAGCGCCGCGTCTCCACGGCCAGGGTGATGGCGGCATAGGTCTCGGTGTTCGAATTCGGGTCGAACCCCTCCTCCTGCAACAGCCCGACCACGGGCTCGCTGCCCTGCCAGCCCGCGGTGTACTGCCCGCGCGCGGACGTCTCGTCCAGCGGCTCGACGAGTTTCACCGCCGACAAGACCTTGATCTTCTCGGTCTGCAATTGCTTGGGCTGAAAGCTGACCGGCTCCTCCATCGCCGTCAGCGCGAGCAGCTGCAGCAGATGGTTCTGGATCACATCGCGGGCCGCGCCGATACCGTCGTAATACCCTGCGCGACCGCCCAATCCGATGTCCTCGGCCATGGTGATCTGCACATGATCGACGTAATTGGCATTCCAGATCGGATCCCACAGCTGGTTCGCGAAGCGCAGTGCCAGAATGTTCTGCACCGTCTCCTTGCCCAGGTAGTGGTCGATGCGGAATACCGAGGACTCCGGGAACACCCGATTGACCAGTGCGTTCAGGTCGCGAGCGCTCTCCAGATCATGTCCGAACGGCTTCTCGATGACCACGCGCCGCCACGCCGGGGTCTGCCCGGCCTGCGCCAGATTCGGTTGTGCCAGGCCGTTTTTGGACAGCTCATCGAGCACCACCGGGAACTCGGTGGGCGGAATCGCAAGGTAGAAGGCGTGATTGCCGCCGGTTCCGCGATCCCGGTCCAGATCCTTGAGAGTCGTGGCCAGCCGGTGGAATGCGGCGCCGTCCTCGAAAGTGCCTTGAACGAACCGCAATCCCTCCCGCAGCTGTTCCCACACTTCCTCACGGAACGGGGTACGGGCCGAGGAGCTGACCGAATCCTTCACCAGGGTGGCGAATTCGGCCTCGCTCATATCCCGTCGGGCGAACCCGACCAGGGCGAAACCGGGTGGCAGCAGCCCCCGGTTCGCCAGGTCATAGATGGCCGGCAGCAGTTTGCGCCGCGACAGGTCACCGGTTACCCCGAATATCACCATGCTGCACGGTCCGGCGATACGGGGAACCCGGCTGTCTCGCCCATCGCGGAGCGGGTTCCCCTGCGTGACCGTTGTCGCCGCGCGGTCCGTCACGGTCAGTTGCCTCCGGCTGACTGGAGCTGCTCGGTGGTGGCCACCAGCAGTTCCTCCCAGGACTTCACGAATTTGTCGACGCCCTCGACCTCGAGCACACCGAAGACCTCGTCCAGATTGACCCCGACCGCGACCAGCTGATCGAAGATCTGCTGGGACGCCGGTCCGGTGCCGGACATGGTGTCGCCGGTGATCTCGGCGTGGTCGGCGGCGGCCTGCAGGGTCTTCTCCGGCAGGGTGTTCACCGTGTTCGGCGCCACCAGCTCGGTGACGTACATGGTGTCCGGGAACTCCGGATTCTTCACACCGGTCGAGGCCCACAGCGGGCGCTGCGCGTTCGCGCCACCGGAGGCCGCCAGTCGCGCGAACACCGAAGTGTGTGCGCCACCGTCGAATACATCCTGGTATGCGGCATAGGCCAAGCGCGCGTTGGCGATTCCGGCCTTACCGCGCAGCTCCAGGGCCTCGGGGGTGCCGATGGCCTCCAGGCGCTTGTCGATCTCGGTGTCCACGCGGGAGACGAAGAACGAAGCGACGGAGTGGATCTTGGCCAGATCATGTCCGGCGGTGTGCGCGTTGGTCAGACCATCGAGGTACGCGCCCATGACCGCGGTGTACCGCTCGACGGAGAAGATCAGCGTCACATTCACGCTGATGCCCTCGGCGATCACCCGCGAGATGGCCGGAATACCGGCCTCGGTGGCGGGAATCTTGATCAGCAGATTGGGCCGGTCCACGATCTTCCACAGCTCGACGGCCTGCGCCACCGTGCCATCGGTATCGAAGGCCAGTCGCGGATCGACCTCGATGGAGACGCGGCCGTCCTTACCACCGGAGGCGGCGAACACGTCGGCGAAGATATCGCAGGCCGCGCGCACGTCATCGGTGGTGATGGTGCGGATCGCCGAGTCCACATCCGCGCCCCGGGCGGCGAGCTCGCGCACCTGAGCGTCGTAATCGTGGCCCTGCGAGAGCGCACCCTGGAAGATGGTCGGGTTGGTGGTGACACCGACGACGCTGCGGGTATCGATCAGGCCCTGGAGGTTTCCGGACTTGATGCGATCACGCGAGAGATCGTCGAGCCACACCGAGACCCCTGCGGCCGACAGGGCCGCGAGGTTGGTGTTCTGAGTCATGAGTGCTTATCCCTTCACCTTGGTGAGCGAGCGGTTGGCGGCCTCGACCACTGCCTCGGTGGTGATGCCGAACTCGCGGAACAGCGTCTTGTAGTCGGCCGAGGCACCGAAATGCTCGATCGACACGATTTCACCGGCATCGCCGACGAATCGGTACCACGGCATGCCGATTCCGGCCTCCACCGTGACCCGCGCCTTCACCGAAGGCGGCAGTACCTCATCACGGTAGGACTGATCCTGCGCGTCGAACCACTCCACACACGGCATGGACACCACGCGGGTGCCGACGCCCTGCGCCTCGAGCGTAGCGCGCGCGTCCACCGCGAGCTGCAGCTCCGAACCGGTGGCGATCAGGATCACCTGCGGTGTGGCGGTGGAGGATTCGGCCAGCACGTAACCGCCCTTGCGGACGCCCTCGTAGGAGGTGCCCTCCTGGATCGGCAGGTCCTGACGGGTCAGCGCCAGCGCCGACGGGCCGTCCTGATGCGGTGCGTCCGCGGGCACGAAGTGCGAATGCCGTTCGGCGGAGTCACGTTCCAGGATGGTGCGCCAGGCGTAGGCGGTCTCATTGGCATCGCCCGGGCGGACCACATTCAGGCCCGGGATGGCGCGCAGTGCGGCCAGGTGCTCGATCGGCTGATGCGTGGGACCGTCCTCGCCCAGGCCGATGGAGTCGTGCGTCCACACGTAGGTGACCGGGGTGCGCATGAGCGCGCCCAGGCGCACGGCGGGCCGCATGTAATCGGAGAACACCAGGAAGGTGCCGCCGTAGGGCCGCGTCGGACCGTGCAGCGCAATGCCATTGAGGATCGAGCCCATGGCGTGCTCACGCACACCGAAGTGCAGCGTGCGGCCGTACGGATCGGCCTTCCACATACCGGTGGAGATGTCCTGCGGGCCGAAGCTCGGGGTGTTCGGCATGGTGGTGTTGTTGGACTCGGCGAGGTCGGCCGAACCGCCCCACAGCTCCGGCAGCACGGGGGCCAGCGCCGCGAGCACCGCACCGGACGCCTTACGGGTGGCCATGCCCTTGGGGTCGGCGGGCCAGGACGGCAGCGAGTCGGCCCAGCCCTGCGGCAGGCTGCGGGTCTGCAGGCGATCGAAGAGCGCCTTGTTCTCCGGGTTGGCCGCGGCCCACGCGTCGAACCGGTCCTGCCAAGCGGCCTTGGCGGCCTTGGCGCGATCGGCGACCTGGCCGCGGGTGTGGGCGATGACCGCGTCGTCCACCTCGAAGCTCTGTTCCGGATCGAAGCCCAGCACCTTCTTGGTGGCGGCGACCTCGTCCTTGCCCAGCGCCGCGCCGTGCGCGCCGCCGGTGTTCATCTTGGTGGGGGCCGGGAAGCCGATGATGGTGCGCAGCAGGATGATCGAGGGCTTATCGGTCACGGCCTGCGCCGCGGTGACGGCCTCTTCGATGGCGGTCACGTTCTCGCCGCCCTCGACGACCTGCACATGCCAGTCGTAGGCGCGGTAGCGCGCGGCGACATCCTCGGTGAAGGCGATGCGGGTGTCGTCCTCGATGGAGATCCGGTTGTCGTCGTAGAAGACGATCAGATTGCCCAGCTGCTGCGTGCCCGCCAGTGAGGACGCCTCGGAGGTGACGCCCTCCTCCAGATCGCCATCGGAGGCGATGACGTAGATGAAGTGGTCGAACGCGCTCGCACCCTGCGCCGCGGCCGGATCGAAGAGCCCGCGCTCACGCCGTGACGCCATCGACATGCCGACCGCCGAGGCCAGACCCTGACCCAGCGGGCCGGTGGTGATCTCCACGCCATTGGTGTGCCGGTACTCCGGGTGACCCGGGGTCAGCGAACCCCACTTGCGCAGGTTGACAAGGTCGTTCAGCTCCAGACCGAAACCCGCCAGGTACAGCTGCACGTACTGGGTCAGGCTGGAGTGGCCGCAGGACAGCACGAAACGGTCGCGCCCCACCCACTCCGGATCGCTCGGATCGATGCGCATGACACGCTGAAACAGCGTGTATGCCAACGGCGCCAGGCTCATTGCGGTGCCCGGGTGACCGTTTCCGGCGTTCTGCACCGCGTCCGCGGCGAGGATTCGGGCCGTATCCACGGCCCTGGTGTCCACTTCGGACCAGTCGGCGGGGTGATGCGGCTGAGTGAGGGCGCGGATGTCGTCTGTGACTGACACGACCGAGGTTCTCCTGACCTTCTCGTGAACACTGAATTGTCGGCGGCTTCGCTGGCGGCGCGATGCGCCGAGTCGATCATCCGACAGCGCACCGGACTATCCACCACCCTAAAGGTGACGGATTCCGCGCCACGCGGGAACCCGCGTTCACCGGCCGACGTGTCGCTGTTCGTCACCTCGCGCGGACCTGTCCGTGACCCCCGCAAGATCGAGTCGCGGACATATCTCGGTGCGCCAGGGCCGGACCTGGACGAGAGCACGGTCGGCGTGGGTCTACCATGCTCTGTAGTAGTAGCCGCGCCGGCACAGTCTTGTCTTCAAGGGGAACGGCAGAGCGCGCTGCTAGTTCCAGACCGGATCAAGTGCACGGCGTGCGAGGAGAAACAGTGCGGATTGGGCAACAGCCGGGTGGCGCTCACGGCTCCTCCGGGACGGTGCTGGCCGACCGCGTCACGGGCAGCGGACCGCTGTCCGCTGGCGTCCGTCGGGTACTCGCCTATATCGCGCTCACCAAACCCCGCGTCATCGAATTGCTGCTGGTGGCAACGATTCCCACCATGCTGCTGGCCGATCGCGGGCATGCGGATCTGGGATTGATCCTGGCGACGCTGTTCGGTGGCTGGATGGGCGCGGCCTCGGCGAACACGCTGAACTGCGTGGCGGACGCCGATATCGACAAGGTGATGAAGCGGACCTCCAAGCGTCCGCTCGCGCGTGAAGCGGTACCGACCCGGAACGCGGCCGTCTTCGGCATCGCGCTCGGATTGGGATCGTTCGCGTGGCTGTGGTGGCAGGCGAATCTGCTCAGCGGTGTGCTCGTGGTGGCGACGATCCTGTTCTACGTCTTCGTCTACACGCTCGGGCTCAAGCGCCGCACCTCGCAGAATGTGATCTGGGGTGGCGCGGCCGGATGTATGCCCGCGCTCGTCGGCTGGTCCGCGGTCACCGGCAATATCGGCTGGCCCGCGATCGTGCTGTTCCTGATCATCTTCTTCTGGACGCCGCCGCACACCTGGGCGCTGGCCATGCGCTACAAGGAGGACTACAAGGCCGCGGGCGTGCCCATGCTGCCGGTGGTCGCCACCGAGCAGGTCGTCACCAAGCAGATCGTCATCTACACCTGGCTGACCGTGCTGGCCACGCTCGCCCTGGTGCCCGCGGCCGGAGCCATCTACGCCGCCGTGGCGATCGCCGCCGGCGCCTGGTTCCTGCTGATGGCGCATCAGCTGTACTCCGGTGTGCGTCGCGGTGAGCCGGTGAAGCCGCTGCGTCTGTTCCTGCAGTCGAACAACTACCTCGCGGTGGTCTTCTGCGGTCTGGCCGTCGACTCGGTCATGGGCTGGAACACCCTGGGCCACATCGCCTTCGGCTGACCGCACCCGCTCTGAAGGGAAACCGCCGCCGGACTCGAAGTCCGGCGGCGGTTTTCGTTCATTCGGCGCTCGCGCCGACTGTCTCGAGGACTGGTTCTCGGGCAGCGGGCTGCGGCTCGACGAACTCGGGTTCGGGTTCGGGCTCGGCGATAGATATCTCAGGCTCGGCGCTTGATGCGGGGTCGGCCTCGGCGATCGGGGCATGCTCGGCCTCGGCGACCGGCTCGGCCTCGGCGACTGTCTCGCGCTGGGGGATCGGCTCGGCCTCGGCGACTGTCTCGGAGTGGGTGACTGTCTCGGCCTCGGCGACCGGCTCGGCCTCGACGACCGGCTCGGGCCGGGGGATCGGCGCGGGTTCGGGTGCGGCGATCGGTGCGGGCCGGGGCTCGGGCGCGGGCTGCCGCTCGGCAACGGCGTTGAGGTACTTCAACTCCGCCTTGAGCTCCGCGACCTCCGCGGCGCGCTCATCGCGCACCTCCTCCTGCTCGCGCAGGCTGATCCGCAGACTCTCGATCACATCGTTGACCGTGGAGAGCTTGCGATCGGCTCCCGCCAGCAGCCACTCGACCACGGCGCGCCGATCGACCTCGCCACTGACATCGGAGACCCACCGCACCGCGTACTCCAGCCACTCCTGCGGCCGGGGCATCTTCTCCTCATCCCACCCCTTGCGCT is a genomic window containing:
- the zwf gene encoding glucose-6-phosphate dehydrogenase, translated to MTDRAATTVTQGNPLRDGRDSRVPRIAGPCSMVIFGVTGDLSRRKLLPAIYDLANRGLLPPGFALVGFARRDMSEAEFATLVKDSVSSSARTPFREEVWEQLREGLRFVQGTFEDGAAFHRLATTLKDLDRDRGTGGNHAFYLAIPPTEFPVVLDELSKNGLAQPNLAQAGQTPAWRRVVIEKPFGHDLESARDLNALVNRVFPESSVFRIDHYLGKETVQNILALRFANQLWDPIWNANYVDHVQITMAEDIGLGGRAGYYDGIGAARDVIQNHLLQLLALTAMEEPVSFQPKQLQTEKIKVLSAVKLVEPLDETSARGQYTAGWQGSEPVVGLLQEEGFDPNSNTETYAAITLAVETRRWAGVPFYLRTGKRLGRRVTEIAVVFKRAPHLPFDQTMTEELGQNALVVRVQPDEGITMRFGSKVPGSSMEVRDVNMDFSYGEAFTEDSPEAYERLILDVLLGVPSLFPVNEEVELSWEILDPVLERWAAEGKPDPYEAGMWGPESADEMLARSGREWRRP
- the tal gene encoding transaldolase; the protein is MTQNTNLAALSAAGVSVWLDDLSRDRIKSGNLQGLIDTRSVVGVTTNPTIFQGALSQGHDYDAQVRELAARGADVDSAIRTITTDDVRAACDIFADVFAASGGKDGRVSIEVDPRLAFDTDGTVAQAVELWKIVDRPNLLIKIPATEAGIPAISRVIAEGISVNVTLIFSVERYTAVMGAYLDGLTNAHTAGHDLAKIHSVASFFVSRVDTEIDKRLEAIGTPEALELRGKAGIANARLAYAAYQDVFDGGAHTSVFARLAASGGANAQRPLWASTGVKNPEFPDTMYVTELVAPNTVNTLPEKTLQAAADHAEITGDTMSGTGPASQQIFDQLVAVGVNLDEVFGVLEVEGVDKFVKSWEELLVATTEQLQSAGGN
- the tkt gene encoding transketolase, giving the protein MSVTDDIRALTQPHHPADWSEVDTRAVDTARILAADAVQNAGNGHPGTAMSLAPLAYTLFQRVMRIDPSDPEWVGRDRFVLSCGHSSLTQYVQLYLAGFGLELNDLVNLRKWGSLTPGHPEYRHTNGVEITTGPLGQGLASAVGMSMASRRERGLFDPAAAQGASAFDHFIYVIASDGDLEEGVTSEASSLAGTQQLGNLIVFYDDNRISIEDDTRIAFTEDVAARYRAYDWHVQVVEGGENVTAIEEAVTAAQAVTDKPSIILLRTIIGFPAPTKMNTGGAHGAALGKDEVAATKKVLGFDPEQSFEVDDAVIAHTRGQVADRAKAAKAAWQDRFDAWAAANPENKALFDRLQTRSLPQGWADSLPSWPADPKGMATRKASGAVLAALAPVLPELWGGSADLAESNNTTMPNTPSFGPQDISTGMWKADPYGRTLHFGVREHAMGSILNGIALHGPTRPYGGTFLVFSDYMRPAVRLGALMRTPVTYVWTHDSIGLGEDGPTHQPIEHLAALRAIPGLNVVRPGDANETAYAWRTILERDSAERHSHFVPADAPHQDGPSALALTRQDLPIQEGTSYEGVRKGGYVLAESSTATPQVILIATGSELQLAVDARATLEAQGVGTRVVSMPCVEWFDAQDQSYRDEVLPPSVKARVTVEAGIGMPWYRFVGDAGEIVSIEHFGASADYKTLFREFGITTEAVVEAANRSLTKVKG
- a CDS encoding heme o synthase, which encodes MRIGQQPGGAHGSSGTVLADRVTGSGPLSAGVRRVLAYIALTKPRVIELLLVATIPTMLLADRGHADLGLILATLFGGWMGAASANTLNCVADADIDKVMKRTSKRPLAREAVPTRNAAVFGIALGLGSFAWLWWQANLLSGVLVVATILFYVFVYTLGLKRRTSQNVIWGGAAGCMPALVGWSAVTGNIGWPAIVLFLIIFFWTPPHTWALAMRYKEDYKAAGVPMLPVVATEQVVTKQIVIYTWLTVLATLALVPAAGAIYAAVAIAAGAWFLLMAHQLYSGVRRGEPVKPLRLFLQSNNYLAVVFCGLAVDSVMGWNTLGHIAFG